TCTGCACCCCTCTCCTGATGCCGTGCAGGTACAGGGGGGACAAGAaggagcgaggaggaggggggttgcTGCGGGTGGGGAGATGGATGGAGATAAAGGCAGAGtggatgaaagaaaaatgagggAGAGTAGAATAGCAAGAATTAAGGGGAGAGCAGGGAAGTCGAGGCGGAGAGAGTAATGAAATGTATCATTGATTGAATTAGCATTCTCCCTCTTTCCGTGCCTGGCGATTAAATTGTGCCTGTTTCCCCCATCCTGTGTAGTTTATGGAGCAGTTTCTGGAACGGTACAATGACCTTCTGACCCTGGACGACCTGGAGAACCTGCTGAGCAGCCAGCCGGAAGAGCCCTCCACCTTTGCCACTGGGGTCAAAGTGGCCGAGTATCCCAAATGGGCCGACGTGCCTGCACAGGGAGAGACCCCCTGGCTCCGCCTGCTGAAGGGGGCTCTGGCCAATCAGAAGCGAGCAGAACCGGACCGGTCACGGAGGGGATGGAACCGAGGCTGCTTTGGCCTGAAACTGGACCGGATCGGCTCGATGAGCGGACTGGGCTGTTAGTGGAGACCAAGGGGAGGAAAGGACTGATGACATCCTTCATAGATTATCACGaggaaacgcacacacacaaaggcatcaCATGCACTGAGGGATGTTTACATGAGTACATGTGGTATGGTATATATTTGCAGTATCGCTAGTTGGTTTCATCTAGGTACCATAGATCCAACGCTTTACACCTTTTTGGCTGTTTCACTGGACAGCTGTAGTTTGTCTCATGTTTAAGTATCAAGCTGAATATTGAACACGTGAGCTATGTTTACATGAAATTGTTCTATTTAATTGAGGGAGATGTTTTTTAAGTAAACTGTCACTTTATGTATTCCCATCTTTGTCCGTAAAAGTGTAAACGTAGTTATGTTAATTCTGTGGGACAGGGATAGTCTGTAAACGCATGTATAACGGAAGTGATTGACAAAATTGTGGCATCTGTAATTCCAGTTGTTTATTTACATTGTTGTTTATATGGTTTACTTTTGATTTGCATGAATAAATGGATTTCACATTGGTGATGGTCTGGTGTATGCCCGGAAATTGTGACTGTGAGGTGCAGCAGCCACCTCTGTCCCACACGTCCCCATCTGTTCACTCTGTACTGACACGCATCACGCCAATTTAAGATTGTCCTCTCAAAACGGAGCTCCAATTTCTCATGGCAGATATTTTTACCTCTGGTACAAGTGGTGTTTTATTAAATCTGCCCGTGGCTATTGGAGGAAGTGAAAATTTTCCTCTGAGGTTGAATTTTTTATGGAGTATAACTGGCTGAACCTATTAATAAGTGTATCTTACGTGGCTGTCATACACGAATCAAACATCACTGCTGCTTCCAAAACTGATTTCACTCCTTTGTCAAATCCGATTTCCTGCGGCTAAAATCTTGAGGACAGGGACGTGGGTAAAATTCTTCTGGCATTACATCATCTCATAATACTCTCTCATGCATTTGGATGataattatattaaaaatgtatactTGGCTGTCACATAGGCCTATTTTCGGTCCTTGTGCCGACAGAAAGCGAGAAACAAACTGCTGCCATCAAACTTAAATGCTCACAGGAGCGTAACTATGCAAAATTAGTAGCCTAGAACATGCGGTGGTGGTCCCGGGTCATCTGGTGTCCTAGACTTCACCTCTGTCAAACTTTGACTGGTGTGCGACCTTGCTTGCGCGCAGCCCTCCAGTGCGGCCAATGCTCCAGGTTGTTTTGACAGCACTTACGTCACGTTATCCGGGCGGCCTCTGCCCTCTGTGGGGAGGGCAGGGGAGGAGGCAATTTCCCCCCTAGGATGGCAAAGTTTTTTATGcatgtatatttgtatttgtttgttttgtttgtttgttctatATTTTAAGTGATAATTGTGCCTTATTGGTTAAGGGTTACACGTCCTGCAGGTtcttgttccagctctactcttgcacacctgacccagttaaggcccatgcaccttcatgcatgtcctgttcaggtagatctgtttcaaccaaccatcatgaagcccttaaatggtgCAAAAGAATGCAGCTGAAACAGGaacttatatatataaattaatttGCTGCTCTACAGAATTGTATTATGTTGCTTATATGCCAAGGACTGCCAGTGAGAATACCACGCAACTTTTCCAGACAGTtatgtgtgttattttgtaTCGGACAGCAGTTAgtacaataatgataatgatgaagtGATCAACctcagagaggaaaaacaccatCAGAGTTCTTGCTCTGGTAGTTGCCATCACAACATTTCTAGAGCTTGATGATTTGAGAAGCATGTGGAACAACCATGCATAGTAACTGAGGCCTGAAGTTTCTCTCTTGCCTCTGAAATTTGTGAGCCCTCTGGTTGGTAAACTTATGACCGCCACTGCATGTCTATTTAACACTgaacagagtgaggaggagtcCAAAGTGAATCTATACTCAATAACACCAATAAGATACACAGGAAACTATTtcagtttctgtatttttgttatatCTATTGGTCAGTGAAGAGCATttctttatctatttatttacccttatttagccaggaaggtcccattgagataCAAGATCTCCTCTTCCAGGGAGCCCTGGTGGGAGGGTGTTGCAACACATGCCCATATGCTCTTTAGTTTTACTGTTTGGTATTTGGGTTGAGTTAAAACTGATGTCAAACACATGTAGATGCAGTTTTCCACCACAACGCTAGATGTCAGTCTTGTTCCATCATTTATCTCAGTTAGGCCTGCCGTTCCTCATTTGCCTGGTTCACCTCTCTGTTTGGTTAACTAACGTTTTGAGGTGGATTAAAC
The Myripristis murdjan chromosome 16, fMyrMur1.1, whole genome shotgun sequence DNA segment above includes these coding regions:
- the nppcl gene encoding C-type natriuretic peptide-like: MLCPVLLCAALLLLAPLENTEARALHPSPDAVQFMEQFLERYNDLLTLDDLENLLSSQPEEPSTFATGVKVAEYPKWADVPAQGETPWLRLLKGALANQKRAEPDRSRRGWNRGCFGLKLDRIGSMSGLGC